In the Aster yellows witches'-broom phytoplasma AYWB genome, AGTATTTATTTCTTTTACTTCTTTTATTTTTGGTATTTTTATTTATTGGTTTTATTTATATATCAAAGAATTAAAAAGTAAATATGATTTTAGTGATGAATTACGAGATATAGTAAACCATTATCTTAAAAAAGGTAAAATTAGTATTAGTGAATATGGCGCCTTAATTAGATTAATGGCACATATGGGGAATTACTTAGGTATATATAGAAAACATGTTGAAACAATGATTAAAGAATTTGGAGAACATGGAGGCCTTAATTTTTCTGAGGGTATTTTTGATGAAAAAGATAATAATCAAGAAAATAAAGAAAATAATAATATAGATGAAATTTTAAAAGAGAATTTAAAATTAAAAAAACAATTAAATAATATAAAAAATCCTTTAATTGCGGAATCTATTGATGATACTGGAAATGATTTTTAGTTTTAATTTTTTAAAATATTTAATTTCTTTTGATTTTAAAGATTTTTTTTATTTATTATATTTTTTATTTTATAATATTTTCCTTACTAAATCATCTTTTTTATTTGGTTTTAATGTTGGTTGGAATATTAATTTTATTAATATTTATAATATTATAAAAACTATATTTATTTTTATATGGGAACATTTAACAACTTTAATTTATCCTTTAAAATTATTTAGTTCATTGTTTGATTTTTTAATGAAAATATTAAAAATTTTTATTGATGTTTTTGGTAGTATTATAGGTTATATTAAAAGTTCTATAACAAGTCTTACCGGTCAAAAATTAATGGACCCCAGTGAAAGTACGTGGGAAAAATTAAAAGAAATAGCAAAGATGATTTTTACCGTTACTGTTGGTGGCTCTGTTATTTATTTTTTTAAAGAAGTTAATAGTTTTCTTTTAAACTCTTTCATTAAAATAGGTGATTTGTTGTTTAAAATTGTTTTAAGAATATTAGACATTATTTCAATTGTTTTAAAATTCTTTTTATTTTTGTTTAAAAAGGTTATAATAATATTGAGTTTCGTTTTATCATTTTTTATTAATTTCCTATATTTATGGGTATTTGAAAATGCTAAAAAAATGCTTTAATTATTTTTTGATAATAGAAAAGAGGTTTAAAAATGTCAATTTTTAGAATAGGTAATAAACATTATAAAATAATTCCTTTTTTAATTACTACTGGAACATTAATTTTTTTTGTGTTTTGGATAGGTGGGATTTCTTATAAATATCATTTAGAAACCGAAGAAAGACGTAAATTACAAGAAGTAGATATTAAAGCAAAAGCAAGAGAGTTAAATAACGATATATATAATGAAAATAAAAAACTTAAAAAAGAAAACGAATATATGAAAGATACTCCTTATGAGTTTGTAAGAGATAACGGAGAAAAAGAATATTATAATTTATTTACTAATAAATTAGTTAAAAAAATTGATAAAGATGATACAATTTGGGAATATGATAAAAATAATGGTCTTTTGTTGAAAAAAACTGATAAATATAACAATATTGAAGAGTATGGTTCACATGGTAAATTAATCAAAAAAACTTTATCAGATGGCGTTTGGATGGAATATAATCCAATTAATTCAAAATTAATGAAACGTAAAAATATTGATGGTTCTATTGAAGAATTTGATCATAATTCAGAAAGATTTAAAGAAATAGATAAAAATGGTAAAGTTAAATATTTCAAAACTAAAATTTATCAAACAGTTTTAGATTTTAAAAAATTAAATTCTAATGCCAGACAATTAAAAGATATAGGATTTACTCTTCAACAATTAAAAGATGCAGGATATACTGCGAAAGAATTAACAGATGCTGGATTTAGTTTGCAAGAATTAAAAGCTACAGGATTTAGTTTGCAAGAATTAAAATCTTTTGATATTTTTGATTTAAAAGATACAGGATATACTGCGAAAGAATTAAAAGCTACAGGATTTAGTTTGCAAGAATTAAAAGTTGTTGGATATACAATAGAAGAATTAAAAAATGCAGGATTTTTTTCAAAAATTTATTACAAATCTGATGGTAAAACAATTAATTTTATTATTGAAAACGACCCTCAAACAGGTAATAAAATTAAACAAATTTATTACAACTTTGATGGTAAAAAAATTAATTTTATTAAAGAATACGATCCAACAGGTAAATTAATTAAAGAAATTTTTTATAGTAGACCTGATTTCAAAACAATTAAATTTATTGATGATTACGACCCCCACACAGGTATAAAAATTAAACAAACTGAATACAATTCTGATGGAACCGTTAAAGAAACAAAAACTTATTAATGATGAATAAAAAAAGAAATTAAGTAAAAGCCCCCGCATTTAAAGACGAGCAGAGCGAACTAGGCGTCCAGCCGAAGTATACTTAGATTAACTATTACCCCCCTCCTATAAAGTCCCCTCTGGGGATTTAGGGGTTTTTATATTATAAAGGAGAACAAGATGTTATTGAATTTATCAAAAGAACAAAAAGATATTATTAATTCAGATGCTTCTTGCATGTATATACATGGTGGAGCTGGTTCTGGCAAAACTACCATTTTAATTGAAAAATTAAGACAAAAAGAAAAAGAAAAACCTTTAATTTTGGTAGCTACTAATGCTACTAAAAATATTATTTATGATAAATTATTTTCATCATTAAAAGAAGATTATCCTTCTTATAATGATGATGAATTAGAAAAATATTTAAAAGATAATTATGAAATTAGAACATTTCATAGTTTTGCTTATTCTTGTTATTTAAAATATAATATTTTTAATGAAACAGCAAAACAACGAAAATTTATTGATGATGAAACTAAATTAAATATTTTAAAACTGATTTTAAAAGAAAATCAAGATTTAAAATTGTATTTTAAAGAACAAAGAAAATATTCATTTAGAAAGCTTTTACAGGAATTAAATAATTTAATACGTTTAACTTTTCAAAAAGAAAACTGTTATTCATCTATTAAAATTGATGATAAAGTTTTAAAAAAATCTTTTGAATTGTTGTTAAATTTGTATTATGAAAAATTAAATTATTATAATTTAATAACTTTTGATGGTTTATTAATTGAAACTAGTGATTTTATTGAATTTGTTGAAAGAAATAATGGTTTAATTTATAATCGTCCTGTTTTTATTGATGAATTTCAAGATTTAAATTATTTTTATTATTTTATTATAAAAGAACTTTTATTTAATAAACCAAATTCTTTATATTGTTTTGGTGATTATACTCAAAATATTTATAGTTCTTTTGGTTCTAGTGAACGTATTTTGGAACTTTTTGTAAAAGATTTTATGCCTCAAAAACATTTTTTAAATGTTAATTATCGTTCTAAAGGCATTAATATTGTTAAAGCAGCTAATGAATTAATTGATAATAAGGAATATTTACAATTATCTTTTAGTGAAAAAAAATATAGAGATTTTATAAATTTTTCTTTTTTTGATAATTTTTATCAACAAGTTAATTATTTGTGCGAAAAAATTAAAAATTCTTTAATTTATTCTATAACTGTTCTTTGTCGTAGTAATGGTGAATTACAAAAACTTAAAGATGAGTTTGAAAAAAACCAAATTCCTTTTACTATATCTGATAATAATAGTAAAGAAAATGAAATTGTTTTGTCAACGATACATGGATATAAAGGATATGAAAATGAATGTGTTTATTTAATTGGTTGGCAAAATCGAAATGAATCACAAGATAAAGTTTTAGAAAAAAAATTAATTTATACTGCAATAACTCGCGCTAAACATGATATTGAAATTTTAACTTTAAATGATTCTTCTATTTTTATAGATTATTTTTATTCTTTAATAAAAAAAGAATTAATTTCTGATAATTTTACAAAAGGATTAAATGATAAAATTTTTGATTTAGATTATTTAAAAATTTGTTTACCTAATTCAAAAGATATAGAAATTTATGATGAATTATCTACTACTATTAAAATTTATAATGAAAAAGTTAACCAATTAGAAAAACAACATAAATTTAATCAAATTACTGAATCTTATTATAAGAAATGTTATTTAAAATTATGTGTTTTATTTAAGGAAATTTCTAAAAATATTTATAAAGTACAAAAAAAAGATAATGGCTATGAGACTCGTTTAAAAGGGTTTAATTATTCTATGTTTGAACCTTTGGAACGAATTAAATGTTATAAAAAACATTTAAAAGAAAAAAAAGAAGAAAGGTATTTGTCATTAAGTGATGATGATTTGAAATTGGATTATTCTTTAAAAAAACAATTAAAAGAAATTAAATTGCAAGAAATTAAACCAAAATCAAAAATTTTAAGGCATTATCGAGATTCTTCACAAAATGCTAAGGATAAACTTTTATATAATTTTAAAGATTCTAAAAAAATATCTTTTATTACTTTGACAGCTCCTTATGATGATTTACAAGGCAAAAATATAAAATATACTCATGAACCTGATATTATGGGTCAGGTAAGGAAACGTTTTATTCGTTTAGTGAGAAAAAAATATTTATCAAATTTATTTCAACAATGCTCTCAAAAAGATTTGGTTTATTCCAAAATGCAAGATTTTCGTTATTTTTGGTCTTTGGAAACTACTAAATTAGGAGTTATTCATTATCATATTATTTTTAATATTGATGTTTTAAATTCTTTTGGTGTATATTCTCGTTATTTGTGTACTGATAAAGATTATGCTTTGGGTTTGAAACCCCGACCTATTAAAGGAAATAAGAGTATTTTTTATGATGATTATTTAATGCATAAAATAGATGAAAAAGGTAATATTAAAATACCTCAAAATTATTATGAGAAAAAGAATGTTAAAGTGTCAAAAATTACTTTGCTTTGGGCTAATGCTTATGCATCTGTTATGAATAAAAATAATATAAAACATTATAAACATTTAAATCCAATTAGTCAAAACGTTCAAATTTTTAGACCATCAAAAACAAATCTTTTATTTGAAAAAATTGAAATTAGTAAATGTAAAGTTTTTTATAAAGGCACTTTTGATAAAAAAGATTATGTTAATAAAGTTGTTTCATATGTTAGTAAATATGTCTCTAAAAATGATAAACAAATTGAATCAAATTCTAATAAAGGAATTGATTTTTATAGTCGTCATTTGTTTGGATTTTCTCGTACATGTTTTTCTTGTCCTCAAGAATCTTTTTTAGCATTATTCCCTTATGATATAATTAAAGAAATAGAATTAAGTTCATTTCCAATTGTTAATTTTAATTTTTCTAATATATTTGAATGGAATATTAAAAAAATAATTAATGGAAGAAATATTAAAATTCCACATAATTTAACTTTATTGTTTAAATCTTATATGACTCCAAACCAAGTTCAAAATTCTAATTATTTTAGTTTAAATTTATCTAGTATTCAACCAAAAAATTATTTTCTTAATAAGAATTTTAAAAAATATTTTAAATTACAAAAACTTAAATTAAAACTTAAAAAAGATTATGAAAAAAAAGATATTAAAATATTAAATAAAGTTGAATGTCAATATTGGTATAGATATCTTGAAAATAATTATATTCAAAGTTTTCAACTTTCTCCTTAATTTAATTTAATTAGTTTAAATTAAATTTTTTTAATTAATTTTGCTGTCTAATTATTGGACGGCTTTTGTTGTTGGAAAAAAATAAATAAAATTATTTATAAATTACAAAAACTTAAAAAAACTTTAAATTATTGAAATTATTAATGCTATAATGTAAGTAATAAGAAAAAGATTTTTTTTAAAAGAAACAATATTTTGAAAAAACTCAGTAATCGCCTACAAAAATCCCTTGAAAAAATCAATAACTTTATGAAAACTCAAGAATTTAAAAACTTAATCCAACAACAAACTTCAACCCCTAATATTTTTTGCGAACCTTTTAAATATCAATTCCACCACAATAAAATCAACAACCCAATTGATGAAAAAGAAATTAACGCTACAAAAACACAATTATTTAAAGAAATATCGCCTTTATTCAACCAAATTAGAGATTATTATCATTATTTATTAACCACTAACCGAAATAATGAATCTCACCTAGGATTAGAATATTTAACCCAAAAAAGAAAATTAACTATAGAAACTATTAAAGAATTTAAACTAGGTTATGCCCCATTATCTGATAAATCTTTATCCTTTCGTCTATTAAATTATTGTAAAAAGAAAAATATCGATACAACAAAATTAATTGAATATGGTTTTATTAAAGATAAAACCAATCAACAAAATAAAAAATATTATCACGATACTTTTCATGGTTCCATCATTATCCCCCATTGAAAATGGATATAATAAAACATTTCATTTTTATCAAAATAACTTTCGCGAAGTTTCTTATTTCCAACCTAAATATAAATCCCTCAATAATTTTATTCAAACACCTACTTTTCATTTCAGTTATCGTTTTTTTGAAGCGTTACCTTATATTAAACAAATGAAAACCATTATTATTCATGAAGGTTTTTTCGATGTCATTAGTTGTTGGCAAAACAATATTAAAAACGTTGTCGGTCTCATTTGTGTCACTCAACTACTTTCTAAATCACAAATAGAAATTCTAAAAAAAGAAAATATCAAAGTAATTATTGCCTTAGATAATGATGAAACAGGTTAAAAACGAAGTGAAGCCTTAGGAGAACAACTTAAAGAAGCAAATATTATTTACGAAATTAGACGCATTTTACCACCTTATGATAAAACTTGTAAAGATGTTGATGATTTGCGCCAATTCGGAAAAGAATCATATCAAAAATGTTTTTTAGACCCATATATTACTTATGAAGAGACCAAAAATAAAATCATAGTCGATTTTGCCATTTATTTTTTTGGAAAAGATAAAGTTGAAGTAATTAAATAAATATTTATTATAAAATATCAATTAAAAACTATAAACTCAAAATTTTGCCCCTACAAAACCTTTAAAAACAAAATTAGTAATATGAATCACGAACATTTAATTACTAAGCAAAAAATTTTTAAATATTTTAAATTAATTTAATAAAAGTTTTAAACAATAAAACAAAAAAAATAATAAATAAGACTCTCGTAATGAGAGTCTTTTTTTTATTATTCAAAATGAAAATAAAAGGAGAAAAATATGAAAAAAGAAACAAATCAAGGAATCATTAAGGGTGGTTGGGAAACAAAATCAACCCCTAATGATTTAGAACAAATCAAAAATTTTTTACAAACATCAAAAGTAAGAATTATTAAATATTACAATTGTTTCTCATTCTAAAAAGAAAAATTACTACCAACAAGTAAACTGCCGCCCAAAAAAACCAAACTCTATTTGTAGACCCTCAAATCTTAGATGAAATAAAAAAAATATAGAATAGAAATAATCAAAAATCATCATTCCGAAGAGAAACATAATAATATAACTCTAAACAACCACATAAAACCCAAAATAATACCCTTAAAACACATTTCCCTATCTTCCAAATTAATTTATCTTAACGAACAAAAACACTACATTAAAGAATTAATAAGTAAGATAATCATAGACAAACTAGACACTTTAAAATTATATAAATTAGATGCTAAAAAAGTAGATAAATATAACAATCCTATCAAAACAAACTATAAAAAAGGTTTAAATGTTATTTATTATCAATTGGAAGATTTAAAACACATCAAATTATTTTTAACCAAAAATAAACAAGGCTATCGGGTTAAAAAAATGCGTCCTGATTATAAAAGATATTTAACAAAAGAAAAATCATAAAACAAATAAATTATTTAAATCATCATTTTATCATCATACACTCATCATTTTATCATCATTTGACCCCTTTAATTTCTTTGACAAAACCAAACATTTTTAAGGAGTGATATTTTATATATTATATCGATAATGATAATGATACTCGATATTTGATATTATCGTTGTATCTTTTATCTATCATTATTATTTTTTTGATATATAAATAACTCCCTAATTTTCCTTTCCATTATTAAAAAAGAATTGTTTAAAATTATCCAAACACAATCCCTAACGCGTTGAAGCGCTAATAACAATCATAAGTACACATAAATAAAAAGAAGAAGAAAACTAAAAATCCCCCAGTTGAGCTCGACCCCCTTTTTTAAATAAATATAATCATTCAGAGTTATACATGGTTATGTATGTGATATAAAAAAAAAGGAAACAATATTTAAATTATGAAAAAATAGCTAAAATAATAGAAAAAGAGAAACAAAAAAATAAATTATTACAAACTCTAATGAAAAAAACCAAAAAACTGATAAAAAAACTGTTTTTGAATTAGTTAAACAATTTAATCAAAAACTAAATTTAACAACCATTTTAAAAACTATCAAAACCAAAAGAAGCACTTATTATTGGTTGAAAGTCGAAAATAAAATAAAAGCCAAAAAAGAAAAATACTTATTACAACAAAATCGCATTAAAGCTTTATGTTTACAAGAAAAATATTTTTGCGGTCATCGTAAAATCACTGATTTATACCAAAAAACTTTTAACGAAAACATTACCAAGAAAAAAGTTTATACTATTATGAAAGAAAACGGTATTTTTTGTCGTTTAAGAATTAAAAAAATAAATATTATTATAAAAATAATTTAAAAACTAAATTAAAAGTAGTAGATAATTTAATTAATCAAGATTTTATATTAACTAAACCCATGAAAAAACTATTTACCGACATCACTTATTTTAAACCCCCCAAGGATTTTTATATTTTTCTTGTATTATTGATTCTTTCAATAACCAAATTATCGCTTCCCACACTTCCAAACATCAAAATAAAGAATTAGTTTTAAACACCATCCAAAAATTATCTCTATTAAAAGAACCTTGTATCATTCATTCCGACCAAGGAACAGTTTATCAACCACAAAAAGTCCAACAAACACTAACTAAAAAAGTTTTTTTAATTAGCATGTCGAGAAAAGCTAATTCACGTGATAACGACGTAATTGAAAAATTTTTAGGCAAAATAAAAAATATCTTACAACATCAACATCATTTTTTATTTCAAAAATCTCCTGACAAAATAAAAAAATTAATCAATTATTTCCCCAAAGAAAAAAAGGTTCTCTTTTTGCACATTTTTTGACCAAAATAACATAATTACGTAAAAAAATAATTATGTTTTCATTTTCTTAACGGAATTTTAACTTTTTTTACCTAACTATATAGTGTAAAGGTCAAAATATTTAAAAAAAATATCTTTTCAAACTAATGAATTATTAAAAGGTTTAGAAACTTTTTGAAATTTTAAAAAAATATTTCCTTAGTTTGAAAAGATATTAAATTATCTACTTAATTTTTAGTTTTAAAGAACAATTTTAAAGACAAAAATTGTCTAAAAAACGAAACAGCGCACTCTAATATTGGTGAATTTAAAAAATTATTGTTTCCCCTAGCATAAACGATACACAAAAATATATTCATGAATATCCTTAAGGCAACAAAAAACATGAAATGTTTATCTCCAAACAAAACAAACCCCCCCTTTTTATAAAAGGGGGTTTTTAATATAATATTATAATATAATAATTTTAATTAAAATAAAAAAATTAATGGTGCGGATAGTGAGATTTGAACTCACACAAGATATCTCTTACATGCCCCTCAAGCATGCACGTCTACCATTCCGTCATATCCGCTTAAAAACGATCTAAAAGATCATTTTTGTTATTCTAATGAAACAATGTAAGGAATGTTGTTATTTTGGCTTTCTAAGGTTTCTAATTCAATGTGATCGTAATTATTTTCTAAGAAATTTTCTAGCTTTTCTAATTCTTTTTCATCAGTGCATGAAGGATTATAAAAAACAGTTAAAAAGGTTTGATGAGGTTTAATCATTTTTTGGAGTAATGTTTTTAATGCTTGATATTTATCTTTATTAATAGCTATTATTTTTTCTTCCCAAACGGATAAATATTCTTTTTCTAAAAGAGTTTGATTGCATACATTTTTGGTATCTTTTTTATCAGCATAGATAATTTTGCCTGTTTGGATGTTTTTGATAGTTTCTTCCATGATAGTTTTGTTTTGTACTAAATCCAACGATTTATCAAAAGCTAAAAGAGCACTGTATCCTTGAGCGATGTTTTTAGTTTGTAAAATGACAATTTCTTGATTGTTTTTTTTAAATTGCTTTAGCTGAGTTGTAAGTTTTTCTAAAAGAGATGTGTCATTAGGTAGAATAATAATGTTTTGGGCAGTGTTTTTTTGGAGAAGTTTTGCAAAATTGGTAGGTTTAAAAGTTGATTGTTTTATAATGTGATTCACTTTAAGGTCAGCAAAGACTTTTTGGCTTTTGGTATCATTTACAAATGCAATAAAAAAATATTTTTGATCTTTATTTGTTTTAGGTAAGTTTGAAGGTTGTTTATGGTCTGGGTTAGGTTCTTTTTCTGGAGTAAATTTGTCGTGTTTTTTATCTAAAATTGATTGGCATTGTTCTTTCATGTTTTCAATTTTTCTTACCTTTAATGTGCCGTAAGTTAAGAGTTTTTCTAAAACTTTTTCTGGTTTGTTTGTATGGATATGTATTTTTAGAATTTCTTGATCTTTAACCAAAACCAAAGAATCTCCTATTTGCAATAAAACTTTTTTAATTTGTTTCATATCAAGGTTTTTTTCTTGGGATTCTTTGATTTGAAAAATATATTCAGTGCAATAAGTATATTTGATATTAACTTGTCCCAATGTTTGTATTTTATCAGGTGCGGTATGTGTTTGTTTATTTTGGTTTACTTGAAGTAGTTTTTTTTCTCGTAAAAATAATAACATTCCTTTAAGAATTTCAACAAAGCCAGCTCCTCCACTATCAACTACTCCTGCTTGTTTTAAGACTTCTAATAATTCAGTTGTTTGTGAAAGTGCTTTTTGGGCGTTTTGTAAGAAATTAGATAAAACATCTTCAATAGTGTTAAATTGGGATTTAGCTTTGAGAGTTTGTTTAACGGCTTCACGAAAAACAGTTAAAATAGTGCCTTCTTGAGGTTCTATAATGGCTTGGTAAGCTTTTTTGTAACCTCCTTCAAGTGAATGGATAAAATCATTAATATTGATAGTTTCTTTATTAATTGTTTGGTAAGTTTGTGCCATCCCTGCAAAAAATTGGGATAAAATAACTCCTGAATTGCCTTTGGCACCCATTAATAATGCTTTTGATAAAATTTGGGAAACTTCTACTATGGAACGAACTTCTAAATTGCTAATTTCTTTAACGCCTGACATCATAGTAATTTTCATATTAGTTCCTGTATCTCTATCTGGTACGGGAAAAACATTTAAATTATCAATGGTTTGGTAGTTATTTTGTAAATTGATAGCTCCATTAGTAATCATGTTTTTAAATAATTGTCCGTCAATAAATTTAATAACTTGATCTTTGTTCATCTTGGTTGCCTTTCTTCGATTTTTTTTAATATAATCAGATAATAAGAAATAGAATATTTTTTTCGTAATTTGGTATGATTAGGAAAGATTTTTTATTTAAGGTAAAAAAAAACCTATTCTAATTATAACATATTTTAATTTTACTCTTATAAAACAAAGAAGTTAAGGGAGCAATAAAAGAGCTTTTTTTATGGATCATAAGTAAAATTATGAGATTATTGGATAGCAATAATTTATTTTATTGTTGTTATTCATTATCATATTATTTTTAATATTGCGCTGTTCCGTTTTTTTTAGACAAATTTTAAGTCTTAAAGAA is a window encoding:
- a CDS encoding UvrD-helicase domain-containing protein; this translates as MLLNLSKEQKDIINSDASCMYIHGGAGSGKTTILIEKLRQKEKEKPLILVATNATKNIIYDKLFSSLKEDYPSYNDDELEKYLKDNYEIRTFHSFAYSCYLKYNIFNETAKQRKFIDDETKLNILKLILKENQDLKLYFKEQRKYSFRKLLQELNNLIRLTFQKENCYSSIKIDDKVLKKSFELLLNLYYEKLNYYNLITFDGLLIETSDFIEFVERNNGLIYNRPVFIDEFQDLNYFYYFIIKELLFNKPNSLYCFGDYTQNIYSSFGSSERILELFVKDFMPQKHFLNVNYRSKGINIVKAANELIDNKEYLQLSFSEKKYRDFINFSFFDNFYQQVNYLCEKIKNSLIYSITVLCRSNGELQKLKDEFEKNQIPFTISDNNSKENEIVLSTIHGYKGYENECVYLIGWQNRNESQDKVLEKKLIYTAITRAKHDIEILTLNDSSIFIDYFYSLIKKELISDNFTKGLNDKIFDLDYLKICLPNSKDIEIYDELSTTIKIYNEKVNQLEKQHKFNQITESYYKKCYLKLCVLFKEISKNIYKVQKKDNGYETRLKGFNYSMFEPLERIKCYKKHLKEKKEERYLSLSDDDLKLDYSLKKQLKEIKLQEIKPKSKILRHYRDSSQNAKDKLLYNFKDSKKISFITLTAPYDDLQGKNIKYTHEPDIMGQVRKRFIRLVRKKYLSNLFQQCSQKDLVYSKMQDFRYFWSLETTKLGVIHYHIIFNIDVLNSFGVYSRYLCTDKDYALGLKPRPIKGNKSIFYDDYLMHKIDEKGNIKIPQNYYEKKNVKVSKITLLWANAYASVMNKNNIKHYKHLNPISQNVQIFRPSKTNLLFEKIEISKCKVFYKGTFDKKDYVNKVVSYVSKYVSKNDKQIESNSNKGIDFYSRHLFGFSRTCFSCPQESFLALFPYDIIKEIELSSFPIVNFNFSNIFEWNIKKIINGRNIKIPHNLTLLFKSYMTPNQVQNSNYFSLNLSSIQPKNYFLNKNFKKYFKLQKLKLKLKKDYEKKDIKILNKVECQYWYRYLENNYIQSFQLSP
- a CDS encoding DAK2 domain-containing protein, encoding MNKDQVIKFIDGQLFKNMITNGAINLQNNYQTIDNLNVFPVPDRDTGTNMKITMMSGVKEISNLEVRSIVEVSQILSKALLMGAKGNSGVILSQFFAGMAQTYQTINKETININDFIHSLEGGYKKAYQAIIEPQEGTILTVFREAVKQTLKAKSQFNTIEDVLSNFLQNAQKALSQTTELLEVLKQAGVVDSGGAGFVEILKGMLLFLREKKLLQVNQNKQTHTAPDKIQTLGQVNIKYTYCTEYIFQIKESQEKNLDMKQIKKVLLQIGDSLVLVKDQEILKIHIHTNKPEKVLEKLLTYGTLKVRKIENMKEQCQSILDKKHDKFTPEKEPNPDHKQPSNLPKTNKDQKYFFIAFVNDTKSQKVFADLKVNHIIKQSTFKPTNFAKLLQKNTAQNIIILPNDTSLLEKLTTQLKQFKKNNQEIVILQTKNIAQGYSALLAFDKSLDLVQNKTIMEETIKNIQTGKIIYADKKDTKNVCNQTLLEKEYLSVWEEKIIAINKDKYQALKTLLQKMIKPHQTFLTVFYNPSCTDEKELEKLENFLENNYDHIELETLESQNNNIPYIVSLE
- a CDS encoding DUF2963 domain-containing protein — translated: MSIFRIGNKHYKIIPFLITTGTLIFFVFWIGGISYKYHLETEERRKLQEVDIKAKARELNNDIYNENKKLKKENEYMKDTPYEFVRDNGEKEYYNLFTNKLVKKIDKDDTIWEYDKNNGLLLKKTDKYNNIEEYGSHGKLIKKTLSDGVWMEYNPINSKLMKRKNIDGSIEEFDHNSERFKEIDKNGKVKYFKTKIYQTVLDFKKLNSNARQLKDIGFTLQQLKDAGYTAKELTDAGFSLQELKATGFSLQELKSFDIFDLKDTGYTAKELKATGFSLQELKVVGYTIEELKNAGFFSKIYYKSDGKTINFIIENDPQTGNKIKQIYYNFDGKKINFIKEYDPTGKLIKEIFYSRPDFKTIKFIDDYDPHTGIKIKQTEYNSDGTVKETKTY